The region CCAGCGCACACATATTTACTGTCTGTCTTCACATCTTGCTTTTCACAATGTTCTCCAAGACCTTGGCCACTTCGTCCACGGTAAGGTTGTTCAGCGGCACGCTCTTCTCCTTGCCAAACTCTGCGGGAAAGACAGAGGGTGAGAGAGGGGGCAGGTGCCTTGGTCCTTTTCTGGAACAAAAGCAACCCAAAGCCCTGGTTTAGGTTTCCCAAGCGCCACTGGTGTCACAGCCCAGGTTCCTATCACCACCCTTTCGCACCCACCACTCCCCAGAGTGCCTCCCTGTGCCCAAGTTATTGTTTCCACTttctctttctcagcctttccatTGGAGAGAAGCCAGTGCAGCCCAACACATTTCCTTGCCTCTTTTTGTTAACttttgctgcacagcagctgggcAGAGGCCACCACCACATCCCAAACCAACCTGATGGCTTTCAGCCCGGTCACATCAAAATGCTCACCAACACTTCGGTAAAATCATGCTGAAAAACTTGTTCCTACAGCAGGTCCTACCCAGCGGTATATTTCCCAGCAAGTCACATACACACAAGAGACAGGCACTATACCAGCAGGCTCTACTGGCCTGTGCACTTGCACTGGGAAACTTGTGCATAAAGAGTCATTGCATCTCTGAAAGTTTCTAAGCTATTTTTGTCCAGCCCAGATGGCTTTAGGAACAAAACAAAGCCTTTACAAAGGAGCTTTTCTGCTCCCTCCTTGGCATTTCACTGAGAATGcagggaaaacaaattaaaaacagaaacatttttctgtataGGAATCCTACCAGGGTGGGAAATGGCAGCCACAAGCTGGCAAACCACCTTCTGAGCCACAGGTCCCTTTTTTACCTCCCACCAGGTCACACAGCCGTAACACACTTCTCTGAAGTCAGTCCCCACCTTGCCTCGCAGACAGCTGCTCCCTCCCCCCAATGTCCCTTACTGTAActgccgacccccccccccaccactcGCTGCAGACGCGGCAGTGCTTCCCGGCGAGCAGCCCCCACTTACCGTACCGAGCCCAGAGCTTGGGCTGGACACCGGAGCACTCGCGGATCAGGATGGGGAAGTCGGGATTTGCCTTCTTCAGGGTTACATAGTGCTGCTCGACGAAGtctctggggagggaagggggaacgATGGATCCCCACGGCTGAGTCCGCTGGGACCAGGTAAGCTGAGAGCAGGCCGGTACCTCACGCTCCCCACTCACCGGGTCCGCCCGCGGAGCAGCCGCCCGGCCCCGACTCACCTGACGCCGCGGCTGCCCGGGGAACTCTGGCACAGATGGATGCGAAGCTCCCGCAGGCTGCGACCCAGCCCACCCCCGATGCCCCTCACAACCGCCGCCATCTTCTCTCTAAACCTGACAACAACACGGGGACGCGACTTCGACGCCCGCCAATCGCGGCGCCCGTCAATCGCGGCGCCCGCCAATCGCAGTGCCCGCCGGCCAGCGGCCGGCCAATGCGGAcgggggggcgggccggccggccgcggAGGGTACTGGGAAAGGGAGCGGCGGTGCGGAGGGGTTGTGGTGTCGGGCTGCTGAGCGGGGAGCGATGCCGGAACGTGACAGTGAGTGGGGCGGGGGGATAGGGCACACCGCGGTGCTCCGGGACACCTCAGGGGCCGGGGGTCcgaccttggggggggggggggggccggcacGGTGGGGGGagcggcacgggggggggggcggtgtagGCCCACCCTGGGCCTGGGGCACCAGGCTGCggcgggggagtggggggaacccctcggggggggggggggccgggtaCACGTCCAGCCTggtgagaggaacagccctgctaGGCGAGGGGGTACGGTGACGGCTTTAGGAGTTGGAGGGAGGGGAGCTCCCGGAATGGGGCTCTGGGGCAGCTCAGGGGGTGAGGAGATGCTTGGGAGGGGGGGACTCGGGGATAAACTGGAGGTGTGTTTGGGGGTAAACGCCTGCGCGGGGCATTTACACTGCGGTACGCTCGGGATGGGGCAGTAGGACATTTCTGGGGGTGGAGGGATGCAAGGGCAgtcgcggggtggggggggacgggagaCCCCCGGGGAGGCACGGGAACAGCCACCGGGAGGGTGAGGAGTCACTCGGGTTGGGAGGGCAGCAGGGTCCCGTGGTGGGCAGTGACACCAAGACCCTTTTGTCCCATGTGCCCTGGTGAGGCCACCCCCAGGTGTCAGTGGACTGGGCTTGGCAAAGGACCGGGGTGGTGGGTGACTGCTGCTCCCTTCCCTGTTCCTGAGCCGGGACTAAACTGGGAGGAGTGTGGAGGCTGGCGGGGGTTGAAGCCATGCAGGCAGACTCTGAGCGCTGTCTTTCCTCCTGTTCCCCAGATGAACCGTTCTCCAATCCCCTGGCCCCTGATGGCCACGATGTGGACGACTCGCACTCCTTCCACCAGTGAGTATGACAGTGGGATGGGACTGGGCTGGGGCTATGGGACCCAAGGCTGATTACCCCTTATAGCGGCTGGGAGTGACTGGTGCAGTGCAGCCTTTGGGCTCCATCCACGGGGACCCGGTATCCGACTCCATTGCACAGGACGTGTTGGTAAACCCTCTGCCTCTTCAGAAGCAGTCAGGCTGCCGAAGCCTATTGGGGGATGAcagtttctgtttcctctcttccttgcagGTCTAAGCTGACCAATGAAGACTTCAGAAAGCTTCTCATGACCCCGCGGGCTGCGCCAACATCTGCGCCACCATCCAAATCTCGCCACCATGAGTGAGTAAGACTCTCTTTCACAGGACTGTGGGATACAGTATGTCCACTTTCCCTCTGGGGCTCCATTCCTGCCTGACTTTGCAGTGGGGTATCTAAAGGGGCTTTTGCTAATGAGTGTGCAGACAGGGCCCGAGGAGCAGACCTCAGCCTTGCTTTGTACTTGGTCCATGCAAGCTGTACGTGTGTGTGTTAAGTGGAGAAACAGGTGGGTCTGGACTGCTGTGAATAACAGAGCGAGTCTTGCATGCCTGTTAAGATGCTTTGTGTAAGAGGGAGATTTAGGTTTTTCTGTGAAAATCGGTGCTTTCCCCTTGTCTCCCTGCTGACATAGTGGAATTAGGGAGAAATGGGACTGTACTGTTCCCATCTTTGAGCATCTTGGTGCCCTGCTGTGTCTGCGGGACTGTTCTGTCTGCGGGACTGTTCTGCCTAGCTGCCTGTGTTTGTATGGCTCTGCAGACTGTAAGTGTGGTTTCTCGCCCTTTTCCAGGATGCCCCGGGAGTACAACGAAGATGAAGACCCAGCTGCTcgcaggaggaagaagaaaaggtaaaCGGGGAAAGCAATGCATCAGGACTTGTCTTTGTACATCACGTCCCTCCCTTGGAAGCAGCTTCTGAGCTCTTGGGCTACCTGAGAACCCTGAGTAGCCTGGATTATTTTGGGGCTTCAGAGCCAAGCAGAGTGAGAAGAGCTCAGACTGAGTAACTGTCACTGCTTGTGGGAACAGATGTGGGAGggtggcagcaggatgggggtgAAGCTTCACCTCCAGAAGAAGTGGGAGAGGCTTTGCAGGTGTCTGGCAGAGCAGGGCAGTGGTGGGACACCTGGACTGATGACTGTGTCTTTTGGGGCATGTCTGTGCAGTAGGACTGCACTTGTCCTCTTCCCTTTGGACGGGAAGACTGAGCTCCTCTTTAGTTAGCCTCAGTAGAGCAGTTTCATCTTGCCTGGTGTCCTCCAGGCACGTTGTGTCCTATGGTGCTTTAGTATGTTTTTGGGGAAGGGTTTGGGAGCAGAACAGGCATGTGCGGGGCCTTTGGGGCTGTTACTTGATGGGTGCATCAAAAGTGTGAATGTGTCACTCTTAACACTGAGCTGTTTTTCCAACCCCAGCTATTATGCAAAGCTGCGTCAGCAGGAGATAGAGCGTGAGAGGGAGTTGGCCGAGAAGTACAGGGATCGAGCCAAGGAGAGGAGAGATGGTGTGAACAAGGACTATGAGGAAACAGAGCTGATCAGCACAACTGCCAACTACAGGGCTGTGGGGCCGACAGCAGAGGCGTATGTGAACCCGCAGCATGGCCTTGTCTAGCCAGTCTGCTCCAGAGGGGCTTTCTCATAACTGCCTCCATTTTTGTTGCACAGGGATAAATCCGCTGCGGAGAAGAGGAGACAGTTGATCCAGGAGTCCAAGTTCTTGGGTGGTGACATGGAGCACACTCACTTGGTGAAGGGTCTGGACTTTGCTCTCTTGCAGAAGGTGAGCACAGATATCACTATGCTGCTCTTCTACCCTGTCCACTCCCAAAAGTGGAGGGGGTGAACAGAGGTTAGCAGCTGCCACTTATGGGTGCTTCAATCTTGTCAGTCTGGGAAAGATTTATGAAGGATTGgggagtgtcatggtttaaccccagagagcaactaagcaccacgcagctgctcactcactccccccggcagtgggatgggggagagaataaggaaaagaagaaaaactcctgggttgagataagaacagtttaatagaaaagaagcagctaataatgataacactaataaaatgacaatagtaataataaaaggattggaacacaCAAGTTATgcacaatggaattgctcaccacctgcttactgacgcccagttagtccccgagcggtgatcccgtccatccccacttcccccagtttatatactagacgtgacatcacgtggtatggaataccccgttggccactttgggtcagctgccctggctgtgttccctcccagcttcttgtgcccctccagccttcttgttggctgggcatgagaagctgaaaaatcgttgccttagtataaacactactcagcaacaacagaagacatcagtgttatcaacattcttctcatacctaactcaaaaagatagcactgtaccagctactaggaagacagttaactccatcctagctgaaaccaggacagggagctAGTGGAAGTGGGCTTACTGGTTCTGATAGGCAGCAGTGGCATGGATTTGTAATGCTTGGATTTACTCTGTGGCCAGGTACGAGCTGAGATTGCCagcaaggagaaggaagaggaggaaatgatGGAGAAGCCCCAGAAAGAAACTAAGTGAGTGATTGAGGATTTTGCATTCCTGAGTGCAGCTGCCTCACAGAGAGGAGGATGCAGAGGAGGCTTACACTTAGCAtaatgcttctgtttcttttctgtttctgttcaggAAAGATGAAGATCCTGAGAATAAAATTGAGTTTAAGACCCGGCTGGGTAAGACTGTGTGGATGTGGCTGTTTCCCACCTTGTGTTGTGCCATGAATGTGGGAGAAATCCTGGAGGGTGAATGGACCTTTAGTCATTGGAGAGGGAGAGTCTGAGGTATAGGCATCCTGAACCTGAGGGCTGGAGGAAGCGTGTCTCTTAGGAGGTGATTCTGATAACTTAAATATGCTTCACTATGGGTTTGTTCATTGCTCTCGTAAGAGTAGCTCTCCCACGCGTTTCCTTCCCCTCCAGGTCGCAACATATACCGCATTCTGTTCAAGAACAAGGCCTATGAGCGGAATGAGCTGTTCCTGCCAGGGAGGATGGCCTATGTGGTAGATCTGGATGATGAATATGCCGATACTGATATCCCAACCACTCTGATCCGGAGCAAGGCTGACTGCCCCACCATGGAGGTACGCAGCTAGTGTCCAGGTTGCTTGACTGCATTGGTCTAAATTGGCCAGAGCAGGTCTTGCCAGGAGGGGTTCCCTGTCAAAGGAGTTGTATGCTTCCTTGAGGATTTCTCTTTCAGGCACAGACCACGCTGACCACCAATGACATTGTCATCAGCAAACTGACGCAGATTCTCTCCTATCTCAGACAAGGGACCCGCAACAAGAagctcaagaagaaagacaaaggtAGGAGCTGAAGGGAACCAAGTAGTAGGAGTTAATGCTTGAAGCATATACCGAGAGAATGAGATGTGTTCTGATTTGCTGCATTCCCCTGTGCAATGAGGCAGTAGACTTAGAGGCCAGCGATTTCCTACAGCTCCCTGACCACTGCGTCCTGAAGGCAGGCTGTTCTGTGGCAGGACCACAGGGGACTAGCTGCTGAGAAATTACAGTTATGAAGGGgccttgtgctgctctgctcttcctgGTTAAGGC is a window of Accipiter gentilis chromosome 26, bAccGen1.1, whole genome shotgun sequence DNA encoding:
- the IK gene encoding protein Red, coding for MPERDNEPFSNPLAPDGHDVDDSHSFHQSKLTNEDFRKLLMTPRAAPTSAPPSKSRHHEMPREYNEDEDPAARRRKKKSYYAKLRQQEIERERELAEKYRDRAKERRDGVNKDYEETELISTTANYRAVGPTAEADKSAAEKRRQLIQESKFLGGDMEHTHLVKGLDFALLQKVRAEIASKEKEEEEMMEKPQKETKKDEDPENKIEFKTRLGRNIYRILFKNKAYERNELFLPGRMAYVVDLDDEYADTDIPTTLIRSKADCPTMEAQTTLTTNDIVISKLTQILSYLRQGTRNKKLKKKDKGKLDEKKPPEADMNIFEDIGDYVPSTAKMPREKERERYRERERDRDRERDRDRERDRDRERERDRERDREREEEKKRHSYFEKPKADDEPTDIDKGPGSAKELIKSINEKFAGAAGWEGAETLKKPEDKKQLGDFFGMSNSYAECYPATMDDMAVDSDEEVDYSKMDQGNKKGPLGRWDFDTQEEYSEYMNNKEALPKAAFQYGIKMSEGRKTRRFKETNDKAELDRQWKKISAIIEKRKKLEADGVEVKRPKY
- the NDUFA2 gene encoding NADH dehydrogenase [ubiquinone] 1 alpha subcomplex subunit 2, whose product is MAAVVRGIGGGLGRSLRELRIHLCQSSPGSRGVRDFVEQHYVTLKKANPDFPILIRECSGVQPKLWARYEFGKEKSVPLNNLTVDEVAKVLENIVKSKM